A DNA window from Camelina sativa cultivar DH55 chromosome 17, Cs, whole genome shotgun sequence contains the following coding sequences:
- the LOC104756522 gene encoding filament-like plant protein 2: MDSKDELVKQHANVAEDALAGWERAENEVVELKQKLEDAASKNNVLEDRVTHLDGALKECVRQLRQFRDEQEDKIQEAVTRRSKELQSANTGLERRVLEINKEAEAAKSEYMVLRREFLAQREELEIVMVERDLSTQAAETASKQHLGSIKKVAKLEAECRKLRSLAKSSLSSLSSNQSSDSHSDGGREKLEGSCSDSWASSALISELYQFKSGDRSLHGTTLSTEVDLMDDFLEIERLVALPETQAKNCKTEYELNLVEKLEKLKAEKDELECEVNCGREAEKRLRLELEAVVGDKMELEDMLKKMEAEKAELKISYDVINDKYQESRFCFQEVEMKLEKLQAQKDELDNEVKCCREAEKSLSLELKDVVGDKMELEDRIKKMEAQKAELKTSYDDIRDKYQESGVCFQELEMKMEKLQEEKDELESEVKCCREAEKRLRLEFEAVVGDKIELEDKLEKMEAEKAELKISFEVIKDQYQESRVCFQEVEMKLEEIKRELKLANDTKTQAETQVIQMEAEVRKERIVSRELKEKCEKYEEKLRREIEEKTMIRREKVEPKIKQEDIETAAGKFEDCQKTIASLGKKLQSLATLEDFLIDIANIPDSARSVHKKEAFLSKDPPECIKTINRRPLEYLAIKNCNNTISPPPCASSSDSTTVSLIMSSNRGSSERNRTGFATVFTRSRNAIHLGS; this comes from the exons ATGGATTCTAAAGATGAGCTTGTGAAACAACATGCCAATGTTGCAGAAGATGCTCTTGCTG GGTGGGAAAGAGCTGAGAATGAAGTGGTTGAGCTGAAGCAAAAGCTGGAGGACGCGGCTAGTAAGAACAATGTGTTGGAAGATAGGGTAACTCATCTTGATGGGGCTCTCAAGGAATGTGTTAGACAACTAAGGCAATTTAGAGATGAGCAAGAGGATAAAATTCAAGAAGCTGTGACTAGACGTAGCAAGGAGTTGCAATCTGCTAACACCGGTCTAGAGAGACGAGTTCTTGAGATAAACAAGGAAGCAGAAGCTGCTAAATCTGAATACATGGTGTTGAGACGAGAGTTTCTTGCACAGCGCGAAGAGCTTGAGATTGTGATGGTTGAGAGGGACTTGAGCACTCAAGCAGCTGAAACTGCTAGTAAGCAGCATTTAGGTAGCATAAAGAAGGTGGCGAAACTCGAAGCTGAGTGCAGGAAGCTTAGGAGTTTGGCtaaatcatcattatcatcactATCATCTAATCAGTCTTCAGATAGTCATTCAGATGGAGGAAGGGAGAAACTCGAGGGGAGTTGCTCAGATTCATGGGCATCATCAGCATTGATTTCGGAATTATATCAATTCAAAAGTGGTGATAGAAGTCTTCATGGAACTACTTTATCCACTGAAGTTGATCTCATGGATGATTTCCTTGAGATAGAACGTCTTGTGGCTCTGCCAGAGACACAGGCTAAAAACTGTAAGACTGAGTATGAACTGAACTTAGTTGAGAAGTTGGAGAAGCTAAAAGCAGAAAAGGATGAGCTTGAATGCGAAGTTAACTGTGGTAGAGAAGCGGAGAAGAGATTGAGATTAGAGCTTGAAGCTGTTGTTGGTGATAAAATGGAGTTGGAAGATATGTTAAAGAAGATGGAAGCTGAGAAAGCTGAACTAAAGATATCATATGATGTAATCAATGATAAatatcaagaatcaagattttgttttcaagaaGTTGAGATGAAGTTGGAGAAGCTGCAAGCACAAAAGGATGAGCTTGACAATGAAGTTAAATGTTGTAGAGAAGCAGAGAAGAGTTTGAGCTTAGAGCTCAAAGATGTTGTTGGTGACAAAATGGAGTTGGAAGATAGAATAAAGAAGATGGAAGCTCAGAAAGCTGAGCTTAAGACATCGTATGACGATATCAGAGATAAGTATCAAGAATCTGGAGTTTGTTTTCAAGAACTTGAGATGAAAATGGAGAAGctacaagaagaaaaggatGAGCTTGAAAGTGAAGTTAAATGTTGTAGAGAAGCGGAGAAGAGACTGAGGTTAGAGTTCGAAGCTGTTGTTGGTGACAAAATTGAGTTGGAAGATAAATTGGAGAAGATGGAAGCTGAGAAAGCTGAGCTAAAGATATCGTTTGAAGTAATCAAAGATCAATATCAAGAATCTAGAGTTTGTTTTCAAGAAGTTGAGATGAAGTTAGAAGAGATCAAAAGGGAGCTGAAACTAGCTAATGATACCAAAACACAAGCTGAAACTCAGGTCATCCAAATGGAAGCAGAGGTGAGAAAGGAGAGGATTGTCTCTAGGGAgctaaaggaaaagtgtgagaAATATGAAGAGAAGCTTAGAAGAGAGATAGAAGAGAAGACAATGATCAGGAGAGAAAAAGTAGAACCAAAGATCAAACAG GAAGACATAGAAACAGCTGCAGGAAAATTTGAAGATTGTCAGAAAACAATAGCATCACTGGGGAAAAAGTTACAGTCTCTTGCAACACTTGAAGATTTCTTGATCGATATAGCTAACATTCCAGATTCTGCAAGGTCTGTTCACAAGAAGGAAGCATTTTTATCAAAAGATCCTCCTGAGTGCATCAAAACAATCAAT